In the genome of Musa acuminata AAA Group cultivar baxijiao unplaced genomic scaffold, Cavendish_Baxijiao_AAA HiC_scaffold_457, whole genome shotgun sequence, the window ACTTTACCATATTCCGAATTCAATGGTTTCAATAAATTCCCTACAGTCAGTAGTTTGTCTTGGCCCAGATCTAGAACTATCCTCAACGGTTTGTGTAGCCATAAATCCTATTTAATCATTGGTTGAGATCTGTTGACTTTGTATACCATTCCGTTGTAGTTGTAAATAAACGATCTTATCGTAGATCCATTGTGATCTTGAAATTGTCTAAAAATGGAAACAGCAACCCTAGTCGCCATCTTCATATCTGGTTTACTTGTAAGCTTTACTGGGTACGCCTTATATACCGCTTTTGGGCAACCCTCACAACAACTAAGAGATCCATTCGAAGAACACGGGGACTAGTTGAAGTAATGAGCCTCCCATATGGGGAGACTCATTACTTCAACTGagataatgaaaaattatttcattttttagttGGAACCTTAGGCGGTTCTCGAAAAAAGATAGCGAAAAAAATTATCCCTAAAGTCGAGACTAAAAGGAATGTATAAACCAATGCTTCCATAGATTCGATCGTGGTTTACAATTATAGCTTCCACACCTATTCATTTGGCATCATTTAccatataaagaaaaggaaagagtcaAAGAAAAGATGGTGATTCAAGTCAAGATTTCTTCAGTACCCTAAccctatgtcaaatcaaaaaaagaGGCGAAAGATACCAGAGCAATGTTGTATCAGACTACTTGTCTCTTTGTAGTTGGATCCCCAAGTTTTTGGAATGCTCCAAATTCCACTTGAGCATCCAAATCTGGATCAATGCCAGCAAAAACATCTCTGAACAAGGTTCTAGCGCCATGCCAAATGTGTCCGAAAAAGAAGAGCAAAGCAAACGTAGCATGGCCAAAAGTGAACCAACCCCTTGGACTGCTACGAAAAACGCCATCAGATTTCAAAGTAGCCCGATCTAATTCAAAAATTTCACCTAATTGGGCACGTCTAGCATATTTTTTTACAGTCGCAGGATCACTATAACTGACTCCATTGAGTTCGCCACCATAGAACTCAACAGTTACACCTACTTGTTCAACACTATACTTTGATTCTGCCCTTCTAAAAGGAACATCGGCTCTAACAATTCCGTCTCCATCTACCAAAACTACCGGAAATGTTTCAAAAAAGGTAGGCATACGACGTACAAAAAGCTCGCGCCCTTCTTTATCTCTAAAGACGGGGTGTCCTAACCACCCAACAGCTATTCCATCCCCGTTGTCCATTGACCCTGCTCTGAATAATCCCCCTTTTGCTGGATTATTACCAATGTAATCATAAAAAGCTAATTTTTCGGGAATTTTAGACCAAGCTTCCGATAAACTCAGATTTTGGGCTAGTCCGGCGCTAACTCTTCGATATATTTCTTGCTGAAAGTATCCCTGATCCCACTGATAACGAGTGGGACCAAATAATTCGATTGGGGTAGTTGCTGAACCATACCACATAGTTCCAGCAACAACGAAAGCTGCAAAAAAAACAGCAGCGATACTACTGGAAAGTACAGTTTCAATATTGCCCATACGTAATCCTTTGTATAGACGTTGAGGCGGACGGACACTAAGATGGAATAAGCCTGCTAATATGCCCAATGTACCCGCTGCAATATGATGAGAGGCTATTCCTCCGGGAACAAAAGGATCAAAGCCTTCTGCGCCCCACGCTGGACTTACGGGTTGTACTTTTCCAGTTAGTCCATAAGGATCGGACACCCATATTCCAGGACCATACAAACCTGTTACATGAAATGCGCCAAAGCCAAAGCAAGCCAACCCTGAGAGAAATAAATGAATTCCAAAGATCTTAGGCAAATCCAAAGATGGTTTGCCCGTACGTTCATCACAGAATATTTCTAGGTCCCAATACACCCAATGCCAGATAGCTGCCAAGAAGCACAAGCCAGAAAACACAATATGTGCCCCTGCCACACCTTCATAACTCCAAATACCGGGATTCGTTACAGTTCCTCCTGAAATACTCCAACCACCCCACGAATTGGTTATTCCTAAACGAGTCATGAAGGGTATAACGAACATACCTTGTCTCCACATTGGATCAAGAGCGGGGTCAGAGGGATCAAAAACCGCTAATTCGTATAAAGCCATCGAACCGGCCCAACCAGCAACTAGGGCTGTATGCATTATATGGACAGAAAGCAATCGACCGGGATCATTCAATACGACAGTATGAACACGATACCAAGGCAAACCCATGGAAATACCCCtttatcaaagaaaaatagacACTATGTCACTTTATTTTATCGCATTGGAAAAGACTATACTATGTATCTAACCTTTTCAGTAGATTCCGTATGAGAAAGGGTTAATTTTTATTCCGTTCCATTGAAAATAATGGAACAATTCTGTTCGTAAGAACAAAGAGAAGCAGATCTATTCTATACCCGATAAGTACCAATACGCAATGGGAGGATTAGTTCTACTTTCGGGAAACGAATGCATAGATACTTGTTTATTACTCCAACGATTGATCCGTTAGTTAAAATTTTTCTTTATTCATTCTGTCTTACTCTATAAAATAAACCTTCCAATTTATGTATAAAAATCTATGTATAAAATACAATAAACAGAAAAAGGGATGAAGACGATAAAGCCATTGTTATGTTTCCACATTAAAGTGAAGTATAGTActcaattttttctttaatttaatgcCCGTTGGTGTTCCAAAAGTACCTTTTCGGAGTCCTGGAGAGGAAGATGCAGTTTGGGTTGACTTATAGTGCGACTTGTCAGACATATTGGGTTATATGGAATTTACCCGTTCTCTCCCTCGATCGAAATATCCTCTGTTTCGCCTAAGAAATATTGTATTGAGTGAACCATCAATCATTCGGAGCGTGAAGTGCAAttagatcaatttatttattttgaggatcAATTAGGAGAATTTATGGTTGacttggaaaaataaaaataaaataaagtaataaagtatccagataaaataaagtaataaagtatccagGCTCCGTTCAGAAAATACCAAATTGGTAATCCA includes:
- the LOC135659696 gene encoding photosystem II CP47 reaction center protein — translated: MGLPWYRVHTVVLNDPGRLLSVHIMHTALVAGWAGSMALYELAVFDPSDPALDPMWRQGMFVIPFMTRLGITNSWGGWSISGGTVTNPGIWSYEGVAGAHIVFSGLCFLAAIWHWVYWDLEIFCDERTGKPSLDLPKIFGIHLFLSGLACFGFGAFHVTGLYGPGIWVSDPYGLTGKVQPVSPAWGAEGFDPFVPGGIASHHIAAGTLGILAGLFHLSVRPPQRLYKGLRMGNIETVLSSSIAAVFFAAFVVAGTMWYGSATTPIELFGPTRYQWDQGYFQQEIYRRVSAGLAQNLSLSEAWSKIPEKLAFYDYIGNNPAKGGLFRAGSMDNGDGIAVGWLGHPVFRDKEGRELFVRRMPTFFETFPVVLVDGDGIVRADVPFRRAESKYSVEQVGVTVEFYGGELNGVSYSDPATVKKYARRAQLGEIFELDRATLKSDGVFRSSPRGWFTFGHATFALLFFFGHIWHGARTLFRDVFAGIDPDLDAQVEFGAFQKLGDPTTKRQVV